A genomic segment from Bosea sp. OAE506 encodes:
- a CDS encoding NUDIX domain-containing protein: MSQPAFPTRLAAAVERYRAEVAGPREHLSLLRWQMAERHALDSRDCFPGHVTTSAYVLSPDHARILLIDHVVIGRWLQPGGHWEEAESFHASAAREALEETGVQGLRLHPWHEGTDLPFVIDSHDVPGKPARGEPAHVHHDLQYLFLADPAAPLVAQIEEVHAAAWKPLAELAEIAPLGLARIKSLTPQG; this comes from the coding sequence ATGAGCCAGCCCGCCTTCCCCACCCGCCTCGCGGCCGCCGTCGAGCGCTATCGCGCCGAGGTCGCCGGCCCCCGCGAGCATCTCTCGCTGCTGCGCTGGCAGATGGCGGAGCGCCATGCGCTGGACTCGCGCGACTGCTTCCCCGGCCATGTCACCACCAGCGCCTATGTGCTCTCGCCCGATCATGCCCGCATCCTGCTGATCGACCATGTCGTGATCGGCCGCTGGCTCCAGCCCGGCGGACATTGGGAGGAGGCCGAGAGCTTCCATGCCTCCGCCGCGCGCGAGGCGCTCGAGGAAACCGGCGTGCAGGGGTTGCGGCTGCATCCCTGGCACGAGGGCACCGACCTGCCCTTCGTCATCGACAGCCATGACGTCCCCGGCAAGCCCGCGCGCGGCGAGCCGGCCCATGTCCATCACGACCTGCAATACCTCTTCCTGGCCGATCCTGCGGCGCCGCTCGTCGCCCAGATTGAGGAGGTCCATGCCGCCGCCTGGAAGCCGCTCGCCGAACTCGCCGAGATCGCGCCGCTCGGCCTCGCGCGGATCAAGAGTTTGACGCCGCAAGGGTGA